Sequence from the Miscanthus floridulus cultivar M001 chromosome 16, ASM1932011v1, whole genome shotgun sequence genome:
TACATTGTAGGGGAACTGCGGTGACCATGAAGCGCATGCTGGAAACCTCATTTCCTGGCATTCATGTTATCTTGCGTAATTATCCTCCTCCATTCCCCAAGCGTGTACTCAGCAAAGTTATCCCAATTGTTCAAGTTGGAGCCGTTGCAACAATAATGGCTGGTGACCAGATTTTCCCAAGGCTTGGAATGGTTCCTCCTCCATGGTACTACTCACTTCGCGCCAATAAATTCGGAACCATGGCAACAATCTGGCTATTTGGCAACTTTGCTCAGTCCTTTCTACAAAGCTCTGGTGCCTTTGAAGTTTACTGCAATGGAGATTTGGTATGCTTCCTATGTTAGATGCAACCTTACGTTTTTCCTTTGTGTTGATTTGATGCAAAATGCTTTATATATCAGGAGTGCCCTCTGTTTTGAAAAAGGATGAGTTAGTTCTATCTCTAGGATTACTTATGTGTTATGTCACAAATTCTATTGTGAAGTTACAACGTTTTTGTTTCACCTTTTCTTCCATGGCATCCTTTTGCCTTCCTAGATGACAGAATGATTTTAAAACCTCTGCATCCCGTTCATTATTTTACTGAAATCGCTTCCACTTTTCAGGTATTCTCAAAACTTGCTGAGCAGAGGTTCCCTAGCGAGTTCGAGTTGCGGGACCTTATTGGCAGCAGATTGCCTGAGTCTCCATTTGGGAGGAATCTGGGGAAAACCTTGACTTAGATGACGACCCCAGAAATCAAAGCTCAGAATGCCACAATTTAATCTGTTGCTTTTAAGGTATTAGTAGATAGTAACTATTTGGTGTTGATCTATCGAGGCTGCACAGCTTGTCTGTAAACACAACTTTCCAGCTTGTataatggatcaacggatcacCTGACATGAGACGGTGACCGAAGTACTACAAACTCTAATGAGTAATGTGTAATGACATTGGGACGGTAAGGATATTGTGATGGCCTGATAGCTTCTGGGAGATTTGTAAGTATGTTGGTCACATCACTA
This genomic interval carries:
- the LOC136513877 gene encoding selT-like protein, giving the protein MDRVQLLLVGLPAFLFFSDLTHIFAPPPPHLRHPPHHHHPHPPHHHHPHPPHHPHPHPPHHPHSPHHHQHPDPSAGIIQEPRVDGAGFGSTVELQFCASCSYKGTAVTMKRMLETSFPGIHVILRNYPPPFPKRVLSKVIPIVQVGAVATIMAGDQIFPRLGMVPPPWYYSLRANKFGTMATIWLFGNFAQSFLQSSGAFEVYCNGDLVFSKLAEQRFPSEFELRDLIGSRLPESPFGRNLGKTLT